From the genome of Micromonospora lupini:
CGCTGCGGTTGCTGCTGCGGGCGTACGACGACAGGGATCGACTGACCGGCGAGGCGGACACGGTCCGCGCGGCCGTGCGCGCGGCGGACGAGGAGCACGTGACGGCGGTGGCGGCGTTGGCCGCCGCCCGGGTGGACGCCGAGCGGGCCGACGCCGAGTTGGAGGCGGCCTTCCGGGCGCACGAGGAGGCGAAGGCCACCGACCTGGCGGTCAGCCTGCGGGTGCACCTGCACCCCGGCGTGCCGTGCCCGGTGTGCGAGCACCCGGTGGCCGAGGTGCCTGCGGTGCCTGCGGATTCGGCGGTGGCCACCGCGACGGCCGCCGGCAAGGCGGCGAGGGCCGCCACCAAGGCCGCGCAGGCGGCGGTGCAGCAGCGGGATGCCGCGGCGCGTGACCTGGAGCGGCTGCTGGTGCAGGCCCGCGCCCGGCAGGAGCAGGTGGACGCCCGGCTGGCCGAGCTGGGCGGGCAGCTCGCGGGCGCGGCCGAGCCGGCGGTGCTGCGTCGGGAGCTGGCCGAGCATGCCCGGCTGCGACGCGCCCTGGAGGAGGCCGCGACCGCCGTGCGGGCCGGCCGGGACAGCGCCCGTCAGGCGCGCGCGGGTGTGGACGCGGCCGAGGAGCGGTTGCGGGCGGCCTGGCGGGGCTTCGACACCGCGCGCGACGGGCTGGCGCGGTTCGGTCCGCCGGCGGCCGACCGCGACGACGTGGCGGCCTCGTGGACGGCGCTCACCGACTGGGCGACGGCCGAGGCCGAGCGCCGCCGCGCCGACCGGGCCGGCCGGGCGAGCGTCGTCGCCGAGGCGGAGGAGGCGGCCGACGCGGTGCAACGGGCCATCGCGGACATCTTCGCCGCCGCCGACGTGCCGGTCGGCGACGACCCGGTGCACGCCGCGACAGTGGCCGTGGAGCGGGCCGAGGCCGACCGACGCCGGCTGGCCGAGCGCCGCGAGCAGGCGGGTACGTTACGCGAGCAGCGGGCGGGGCACGAGCGCGAGGCGCAGGTGGCGCGGGCCCTCGCGGGGCACCTGCGGGCCAACAACTTCGAGCGGTGGCTGCTGGCCGAGGCGTTGGACCTGCTCGTCGAGGGCGCGTCGGGCATCCTGCGGGAGCTGTCCTCGGGCCAGTACGAGCTGGTGCACGACAAGGGTGAGTTCTTCGTGGTCGACCACCACGACGCCGGGCTGCGCCGGGGTGTGCGCACGCTCTCCGGCGGTGAGACGTTCCAGGCGTCGCTGGCTCTCGCGCTGGCGCTCTCCGAGCAGCTCGCCGGCATGTCGACGACCGCGGCGAGTCTGGAGTCGATAGTCCTGGACGAGGGTTTCGGCACGCTTGACGCGGCCACACTGGACACGGTGGCCGCGACCCTGGAAAACCTGGCGGCCCGGGGTGACCGGATGGTCGGCGTGGTCACCCACGTCTCGGCGCTGGCCGAGCGGATCCCGGTCCGCTTCGAGGTGCGCAAGGATGCCCGCTCGGCGCGCGTCGAACGGACCGGCCGGTGAGCGCGAGCAGTGCAGCGCGGCGGAGCCCCGCGGGCGCGAGCGAGAGGTCGGCCGGGTGAGCGACGCCGCGTTCTTCGTCGACTCGTGGGATCCGGCGTACGGGGCGTCGTTCGAGGCGTCCGCGTCCGGGCCTGCGGCGCCGAGCAGCGCGCAGGTCGACGCCGACGTGGAGCTGCCGGCAGTCGACTGGCGGGCGATAGAGGTCCGCGCGGACGTGCGGGCCCCGGACGTGGTGCTGCTCGTCGACGGCGTTCGCCGGATCGACGCGAGCATCTGGACGGCCGAGGCGGACGGCGGGTCGTTTCCCGGTGTGGCGGCCTCGTACGCGGCCGGGGTGGTCCGCTGCGACCTCGGTCGGGGCGCGGCCCAGTTGGCGGGTACGCGGGTGGGCCGGGGTCTGTTCACGGCGAGCCCGTCGGCGCAGGACGTGGTGGCGGGTTCGATCCGCTACCCGGTGCACCGGGTGGGCGGCACCGGCGAGCTGGCGAAGCTGCCGGCGGCCGTGCAGGGCCCGTTGACGGCGCTGGAGGTGGCGGTGTCCGACGCGGCCCGGGTCGACGGTGACCTGTTGGTGGTGGACGGCCCGTTGCGCAGTCGCCGCCAGTTGCCGCGCACGCTCGGCTACATCAAGACCCAGCACAGTCAATATCTGGATGCCCGGCTGACGGCGGTGGTGACCGGTCTGGCGTCCAAGGAGCGGTCGCCCGTGTTCCGGCTCGGCACGGCCTGGGGTGGCTGGTCGTGGTATTTGCGGCTGCCGGTGGCCGCGGGTGCGCCGTGGGCCGGGATCGTCCGTGTGGAGTGCTCCGCCGACCTGCCCGTCGAGGCGGCTATCGACCTGGCCGACCTGTCGCTTGTCACGCTGCCCCGGTTCGCGTCGACTCCGTACAAGGATCCGCGGGCGCCGCAGAACCTCGTCCCGATCGCCGGTCTGGAGCGCCGCCTGCGGGCGCTGCTCGGCGATTCCCGTCTGCTGCACCGCG
Proteins encoded in this window:
- a CDS encoding AAA family ATPase, coding for MRPMRLDMAGFTVFRDETTVDFTDADFFALIGPTGSGKSTVLDAICFALYGTVPRWGGARGLANALAPSATEARVRLVFESGGARYVATRVVRRDGRGNVKTANAGLQVMPAGFDVTKLDTGLSPDDLGEVIAGTPAEMEQAVLEAVGLPYEQFTSCVVLPQGQFADFLHAKPATRQQILVNLLGLGVYEDVQKKATARAAQAEARLDAVDQVLAGLTGVDDEALAEADARVGRMTELAEAVTGAVPELAAARARAREAAAALTALDDELGVLSGVRAPRGVAEVARAVTAARAEADAAATTVSLAEEREEKLRGELAGAGDESALRLLLRAYDDRDRLTGEADTVRAAVRAADEEHVTAVAALAAARVDAERADAELEAAFRAHEEAKATDLAVSLRVHLHPGVPCPVCEHPVAEVPAVPADSAVATATAAGKAARAATKAAQAAVQQRDAAARDLERLLVQARARQEQVDARLAELGGQLAGAAEPAVLRRELAEHARLRRALEEAATAVRAGRDSARQARAGVDAAEERLRAAWRGFDTARDGLARFGPPAADRDDVAASWTALTDWATAEAERRRADRAGRASVVAEAEEAADAVQRAIADIFAAADVPVGDDPVHAATVAVERAEADRRRLAERREQAGTLREQRAGHEREAQVARALAGHLRANNFERWLLAEALDLLVEGASGILRELSSGQYELVHDKGEFFVVDHHDAGLRRGVRTLSGGETFQASLALALALSEQLAGMSTTAASLESIVLDEGFGTLDAATLDTVAATLENLAARGDRMVGVVTHVSALAERIPVRFEVRKDARSARVERTGR